A segment of the Sanyastnella coralliicola genome:
TTGATTTACATCGACTACCACATTCAAGCAGTTTGGGTATTTGGTGCCGGCTTGTTCCTTCTCCTGCTTTCCCTTGCATTATTGATCTGGGAAATTCAAATTTCTGTCCGCGCATTAGGCTTCCATATTAGTGATATCGAAAATCACCTGAAAGAGGTGAAGAAGAGGAAGGGGTAGAGGAAGAGTTGGAGGAAGAGTTAGAAAGAGAATAAGAATTTGAGAGGGACGCATAATATGCGTCTACACGCTTGATCGTGGAACGTAATTCGTGGTTCGTAGTTCGTGGTTCGTAGTTCGTGGTGCGTAGTTAGGTTATAGATTATGGATTATCGTTTCTAGATCTCTCGTTCAGTTATAGATTATAGATTATAGATTCTAGATTTCTTTCGTCTCTAGTCTCTCGATCATTGCACGAACCACTCCTGAATCCACCGAAGTATATCCTGGCGCGAAGAATCCTCTTGAGTAAACTCCTTCTTCTGTGGTGCCTGCTGCTGTGTGGATTTCGTCTACACCTACTTCTAATAAATCATCAATTTGTTCCAGGCGAATGCTGCCACCAGCAAGAATCATGGGACGTTCTTTGAGGGCTACTAACTCCCTAAGGGTGTCCAGGCCTTCTGCGGCACGTGGTGCTTGTCCTGCGGTGAGGATGCGGCCATAGCCGAGATCATAAAGGTCTTTCGCTGCTTGTTTGAAGTCGTTGCACACATCAAAGGCCCGGTGGAAAGTGATCGGAAGATCGCCAGCTGCTTTTTTTGCCGCTTCCACGAAAGCGAGGTCAAGATCAAGAGCAGGTGTAAGGCTACCTACAACCACACCGTGAACGCCAAGGTCGGCCATGGCAGCGATGTCATATAACATAGCCTTCTTTTCATTTTCTGAATACACGAAGTCGCCTTCACGTGCTCGGAGGAGAGGAAAGACTGGTACCCCTGAAATTTCCAATGCGAGTTTAGTCAACCCTGGAGAAGGAGTGATACCGCCACAAGAAAGGTCAGAGCAGAGTTCAATGCGTTGCGCTCCTCCTTGAAGGGCGTTTTCAAGAGCGGGTACTCCAGGACAAACAACTTCTAAAAGCATGACAGAATTTTTGCGGAAGATAGGCAAAGAAAAGCCCCGCTGTGAGCAAGGCTTTTTCTTAGGGTGGTTGATTATTTGGTAATCACTGAACGGTAACTGTTTCCAGGGACGTCCAGGATTAGATAATACATTCCTGAAGGAAGTAAGGCGAGCTTGGTGTTGATGATATACTTACCATTCAACAGCACGAGGTCTTCCTTATTCCAGATGTGTACAAGGCGTGCATTGGCATCATACAAACGAACTTGTGGTTCATTGCTCCATACCGAACTCGCTTCAATAATGATCTCTTCACTAAATGGTACAGGATAGACACTGATGCCTGCGCTTGTCATTTCTTCGATTCCCGTGATCGTTACATCTACTTCGTTCGATAGCATTGACGTACAGAAATCAGAAGCCAAGGTCACGGTGTACACTCCGCTTTCAACAGGGATAAAGGCATTTCCTTCTTGTGTAATTGGGGTGCCATTGAGGTACCATTGGATTTCATAGTTGTTCGGGTTGAACACGCTGATGGTTGTTCCATCGAATGTGATTTCAGGTGTTTCCGGGGCCGCCTCAATGTTCAAGCCATCAATAGCGAAACCTTCACATCCGGCTCCATTCTCCACGTAGTATGCTACTTCGTGGTATCCTGGGTCGTAATCTGAGACGTCAAGTGTACTTACCAATACACCATCAATAGTGTATTGACCTCCTTCTGGTGTGCCAAAGTCAAGAGGAATGATCCCTTCGCTTTGACATACTGAAGTAGGCATCGTAAGCTCCACCATCGGAGTCTCGACAACCTCGATTGTTGAAGTAACCATTCCGATACAACCATGAACGTTTACCGCCATGTATGTGATGTCATAAGTGCCAGGGTCTACCATCGTTGGAACAAAGTAGTTTCCATCAGTTCCTTCTCCTTCGAAGATTCCTCCAACTGGATTCGGATCCATATGATGAGCTTCCGCGTTAGCGCAAATCTGTTGTGGAAGATCCATAAACGGTTCAGGAGTAGGGTTGACATCCAAAGTAGCGATAGCCGTATTCACACACCCTGATTCCGCAGTGTATGAATAGTTGATCGTGTAACTTCCTGCTGGAGCTTGGTCTGCATCGAACTGGTCACCGGTCACGAATTCACCCCAGAAGCTACCTCCTGCAGGAGACACTTCAGGTAGGTTCACCAGACCTTGTCCTTGACAGGCTGGTTCTGCTGGGTACATCGTAATCTCAGGAAGATCATAGACGTTCACCGTTAGCTCACCTTCAGCCATACAACCGGCTGCATTGCTGTATTCGTAATGAAGCGTATGCGTTCCGGCGTTAGCCAATTCAGGATAGAACATACCACCATCCACTCCCGGACCGCTCCAAACACCACCCATTGGCGTAGCGCTTAGATTTACGGCAACGGAGTTGGTACACATATCACCCACTTCAACAAGGGCAACAGAAGGGGCATCGTTCACTTCTACTGTAGTGGTAGCTTGGAACAAACAACCTTCTGGAGAGTAGTGGTTGTAGGTGATTTCGTGCATTCCCAATCCGGCTTGTGATGGGTAGAAGATGTTGTTCGTTACAAAGTCACCTTCGTAGAATCCTCCACTTGGCTCACCTTGTGGAAGTTCAAACTGACCTTCTTGAGTACACAGCACTGGAAGTTCAGGAATTGAGACCGCCTGAGCTGGGTAAATAGTCAACGGGTCACCGCTGGTAGGGCCAACAGATGCTGGGTTTGTGGCTTCCAAACGGATTCGGTAGTTGAAACCAAGAGGGATGTTTAACGGCACTGTCATCCATTCGCTTCCATTGCCTGTATTAGCTTGGAATTCTCCTAGAATGGAAGGGAAGGAGAAGCCTCCATCGGCATCGGAAAGCTGAACAACAAAGGTGTTCGCCGGACCAAAGCCTTCTGAAGTCACGTTCCATAGAATTTCAAAATCAGAGCCAGGACATAGTTCAGTAGAGGTAGTCATGACTTCCGCTACAGGTCCGTCTCCGCCACCGCCGTTGTTGTCATCAGTTACGGTGAGATAAACTTCAATGAGGAAGATCTCAGCATTCACGGCATTTGAAGACACCATGACTTCTGAATAGTAATCTCCCGGATCTAATTCGTTTGTGTCAATTTCGACTGTGCTCGTGGCAATGTTTCCTGGCGCAAGAACTCCATTTTGAGGCATGCCGTTGGAAATCCATGTATCAGGGATAAACGTTGAAAGCATCCACTGCAGGTCTTCATCACCGTTGTTGATGATGTCGAAATCATAGCTACCAGACTCTCCTGGAGCCAATTCAATTTCCATGACGTTCGGGATCACTGCGATCGCTGGGCCGGAGTTTCCTCCACCACCGTTGCCCCCGCCATCACCATTCACAGTTAGAGTGACTGGAATAACGAGTTCAGACGCGTTCGATGCATTGGAAGTGATCGTGATGCTGGAATTGTAAGTTCCTGGATTGAGTCCATTGGTATTCGCTGCTGCAAACGTGTTGTGTTCACCATTTGGTGGAATACTACCCGAAGGAGGGTTGTTCACGTTCAACCAAGTGTCTTGAGCCGGAGTAGAAATATTCCACTGAAGGTTCGGACTTCCATCATTGGAAAGGGTGAAAGGTTGGGTTGCATTCGAATTGGCATCAGCGAAGAAGTTGATAGCTTCTGGGTTTACAGTAATAATTGGCGTATCACCTCCATTACCGCCGCCGCCATTGCCGCCGCCGTTACCTCCACCGCCGTTTCCGTCGCCACCATTGTCTCCACCGGCATCTCCATCAACAGTCAAAGAAACTGGAATGATGAGTTCAGGTGTATTGGATGCGTTCGAAGTGATGGTGATAGATGAGGTGTAGCTTCCTTCTGAAAGACCGTTGGTATTCACGGCAGCAAAGGTGTTGTGCTGACCGTTAGGCGGGATACTACCCGAAGGAGGGTTGTTCACGCTTAACCAAGAGTCTCCAACCGGAGTGGATACATTCCACTGCAAATTTGGACTACCATCATTTGAAATCGTAAATGGAATGGTCGCGTTAGAATTAGCTTCAACAAAGAAGTTCAAGTTCATCGGATTCACAGCGATGATTGGGTTTCCACCGCCACCGCCACCGCCGCCGTTTCCGCCGCCGTTGTCGCCTCCACTGCCGTCACCTTCAGTGACGTTCAAGTTAAATTCAACTACAAGTGTTGGGTTTAACGAGGCATTGCTATTGAAGATCACGACACCAACGTAGTTACCGGCACTTACGCCGTTGGTGTTGATGTGTACATCCAATTCTGTTGAGCCGCCATCGGCATCTAGAGTGCCTCCAGATGGAAGGACTTGCGTCAACCAATTGGCGGTGACATCGGTGCTTCCACTCCATGTAACGTTCTCAGTTCCGTTATTGGTAATAGTCAGTCCGTAAGTAGTTTGCTGTCCGGTAGCAATGGAGAGGAATACTACCTCTTCAGATACTTCGAACATACCTGTGTAATTCACTTCTACCAGTACAGGAATTTCCACTTCTGGGGTGTCAGGATCGTTGGAGGTGATGTAGATATTACCCCCGTGGATTTCATCTCCAGGTAAGTTCGCTGCGTCGAATGTAATGTACTGAGCAGATGATTCACCTGGGTTCAATGTACCTGAAGTCTCAGTAGGTATGATCCAATCTTGATCAGTGCTGACCTCATAAGTTAACGGCACCACACCTGTATTCTCGATAAAGAGCTGTTCGCTATCAGAGTTTCCTGCAATAATCGTTTTTGAGATAGCCGTTGGAGACCAGACTATATTCGGATCTGGCGAAACTGGAGCCACACACGGACCAAATTCAGACGAATGGTTTGTCGCGACATTGGTCATCAATGCAGAGAAAACAGCATGTTCGGCTTCCGGTGTATGTGTATAGTCTACAGAAGCTTGTCCGCTACCATCAGTAGTCATTTCAATGCTTGTGATGTAGTATCGTCCTTCTCCGTATTCAGAGTCATCGCATTCCGCGTTAGCGTATAGATCTACCACATAAGTAGTAGAAGGAGCAGCGTCAACGAGAATGGAGATAATGTAATCATCTCCGCTTTCAGCTACCTGTTCGATAACTGGGTGATTGATACCGTCATTCGGACCTGCATCAGCGTCACCAGCATCGTTTTCGTTCGGCCACCAATCGAATCCGCGGTCAATACCTAAACCGCCATTTCCGAAGATGGTATTGCCTCTGAATGAGTTACCACTTCCCGCAGTACTTAGCAGCACTAGTCCGTGTAGGCCAACGCCGGTAATCGTATTGCCTTCTCCGGCCAGCGTGCCGCCAATTTGATTATCGCTACAGCTTACTCCAATGAACACACCAGCGATTGCTGTTCCATCGTTGGTGGTAATGGGATTGCCGTCAGTGTCGGTGTTAATGAAGTTTCCGGTGACAATATTGTTGTTCGCTGCTTGATCAAGAACCAAGTGTGCGACGCCTACAGTTTGCGGACACATCACGTTATTCGTGATAATGTTACCAGAAGAACCGCTAGTTGCGAGAATAGCAGTGTTGTATCCACCTACTTGAGTGGTGAGATCTTGGCTAGCGCCGAAGATGTTTTCGTCAATGAGATTGTTGTTTGAATTTTCGAGGGAAATAGCGCGATTGTAGCCTCCGAGTGCTACGTTGTTGATCATCGAATTTTCATCTCCCGAGTTGAAGGTGATGGCTGATGCCCCTTCATTCACCAGCATCGTGTTTCCTTCTCGGTTGGTGTCGAACTTGTTGTTCTGGATAATCGAGTTGGATCCGTCTCCCCAGATGCTACGAAGGATAATATTCGCTTGCTCGGGGTTTTCTCCTCCGATTCGAGTTCCGTCGACATCGTAGAGCACCACACCGTACGATCCATTTGTTCCTAGGTCTTGCGCACCATCTGTTTGGATGAAACATCCTTCAATAAAACAGCTATCAGCACGAACAGCGATGTTAGTGTTTCGGAATTGGATGCCCTTCAGACCGCAATGGTTGACGTTGAATTCAAAGGCTTCGTTGTTGTTGAAGTCAATGATTACTGAGTGTTGGGCGTTGTTTGTCTCGTTCCATGCGGCCGTATTGGGAACGTACCCATCTTGAGTCGACCCATCAAAAACAACAGGACGATTGACACCACCTGCTGGCCCATCAAGGCTAATTACTCCACCACTTGGAATGTCGAATCCAATGACGATCAATGAATCTGCGTGTGAAGCAGGTCGCATGTTCGACTCCTGTAAAGCCGCAAGCACCGTACATCCACCTGCTTCTGATTCACAGATACCGTCGCCAGGACGAGCATCATATGAAGAAGCAGTGGAGTTTACGGTCCATCCATCAGTCTCAAATTTGTTCAATTGGAAAGGCACACGAACTAGGTCTCGGTCGTACGTTGACCCAGGATGCCAGCGTGTATAGTACAGCCAGTTATCTCGACCTGTTTGTGTGAAGTTTCGGGTAGTGTCGTTGTGGTCGATGACGCTTCCGTAAAGCGTTCGGTCAACGTTCGTTGGAGCATTGACATTGGTCCATACGTTCGATTCCAAGATGAGTTTTGGGGCAGACCAACTGATGAGATCATCTGAAATTCGGTAATAGAATCCCCAAGTATCGTCAGCGACACCGGGTCCAACAACCATCCATTTTTCGAAGTAGGTATTCCACGAAAGTGAACCTTGCATGAAGATGTCAAGAGGATCAACTTTGTGCATCGCCGGGCTTGCAACATCATCATTGTAGATATCAACGAAGTCCACTGTGAATGCTTCACCATCCCATCCCAACCAGCTTGTGGGGTCTTCAGGAGTTAGTGTACGAACAATTCCGGTTCCTCTATCTTGACCTCCAATTGTTTCGATTTGGAACAACATGTAATAGTACCCATCACGAGGATTGAGAACGATATCACTAGGCTTGAAGTATCCACCAGGTCCGCTTCCCTCATTAAATTCAT
Coding sequences within it:
- a CDS encoding copper homeostasis protein CutC → MLLEVVCPGVPALENALQGGAQRIELCSDLSCGGITPSPGLTKLALEISGVPVFPLLRAREGDFVYSENEKKAMLYDIAAMADLGVHGVVVGSLTPALDLDLAFVEAAKKAAGDLPITFHRAFDVCNDFKQAAKDLYDLGYGRILTAGQAPRAAEGLDTLRELVALKERPMILAGGSIRLEQIDDLLEVGVDEIHTAAGTTEEGVYSRGFFAPGYTSVDSGVVRAMIERLETKEI
- a CDS encoding BACON domain-containing protein; the encoded protein is MKTTAILIFSLFCVSLSAQMVYPDDCTITGAEEVVFDWTTDNCETEDIPDNEARFFRDADGNIQMIAGHYDAFRMIGPDFDNLVRDCANGPVYESNLNSSIGDHDDHGWIHSLFTYDGATIYAYIHNEWHGHNYGCPGGYLECWYNSITFATSTDSGKTYTHDPGPDHLALAPPYEFNEGSGPGGYFKPSDIVLNPRDGYYYMLFQIETIGGQDRGTGIVRTLTPEDPTSWLGWDGEAFTVDFVDIYNDDVASPAMHKVDPLDIFMQGSLSWNTYFEKWMVVGPGVADDTWGFYYRISDDLISWSAPKLILESNVWTNVNAPTNVDRTLYGSVIDHNDTTRNFTQTGRDNWLYYTRWHPGSTYDRDLVRVPFQLNKFETDGWTVNSTASSYDARPGDGICESEAGGCTVLAALQESNMRPASHADSLIVIGFDIPSGGVISLDGPAGGVNRPVVFDGSTQDGYVPNTAAWNETNNAQHSVIIDFNNNEAFEFNVNHCGLKGIQFRNTNIAVRADSCFIEGCFIQTDGAQDLGTNGSYGVVLYDVDGTRIGGENPEQANIILRSIWGDGSNSIIQNNKFDTNREGNTMLVNEGASAITFNSGDENSMINNVALGGYNRAISLENSNNNLIDENIFGASQDLTTQVGGYNTAILATSGSSGNIITNNVMCPQTVGVAHLVLDQAANNNIVTGNFINTDTDGNPITTNDGTAIAGVFIGVSCSDNQIGGTLAGEGNTITGVGLHGLVLLSTAGSGNSFRGNTIFGNGGLGIDRGFDWWPNENDAGDADAGPNDGINHPVIEQVAESGDDYIISILVDAAPSTTYVVDLYANAECDDSEYGEGRYYITSIEMTTDGSGQASVDYTHTPEAEHAVFSALMTNVATNHSSEFGPCVAPVSPDPNIVWSPTAISKTIIAGNSDSEQLFIENTGVVPLTYEVSTDQDWIIPTETSGTLNPGESSAQYITFDAANLPGDEIHGGNIYITSNDPDTPEVEIPVLVEVNYTGMFEVSEEVVFLSIATGQQTTYGLTITNNGTENVTWSGSTDVTANWLTQVLPSGGTLDADGGSTELDVHINTNGVSAGNYVGVVIFNSNASLNPTLVVEFNLNVTEGDGSGGDNGGGNGGGGGGGGNPIIAVNPMNLNFFVEANSNATIPFTISNDGSPNLQWNVSTPVGDSWLSVNNPPSGSIPPNGQHNTFAAVNTNGLSEGSYTSSITITSNASNTPELIIPVSLTVDGDAGGDNGGDGNGGGGNGGGNGGGGNGGDTPIITVNPEAINFFADANSNATQPFTLSNDGSPNLQWNISTPAQDTWLNVNNPPSGSIPPNGEHNTFAAANTNGLNPGTYNSSITITSNASNASELVIPVTLTVNGDGGGNGGGGNSGPAIAVIPNVMEIELAPGESGSYDFDIINNGDEDLQWMLSTFIPDTWISNGMPQNGVLAPGNIATSTVEIDTNELDPGDYYSEVMVSSNAVNAEIFLIEVYLTVTDDNNGGGGDGPVAEVMTTSTELCPGSDFEILWNVTSEGFGPANTFVVQLSDADGGFSFPSILGEFQANTGNGSEWMTVPLNIPLGFNYRIRLEATNPASVGPTSGDPLTIYPAQAVSIPELPVLCTQEGQFELPQGEPSGGFYEGDFVTNNIFYPSQAGLGMHEITYNHYSPEGCLFQATTTVEVNDAPSVALVEVGDMCTNSVAVNLSATPMGGVWSGPGVDGGMFYPELANAGTHTLHYEYSNAAGCMAEGELTVNVYDLPEITMYPAEPACQGQGLVNLPEVSPAGGSFWGEFVTGDQFDADQAPAGSYTINYSYTAESGCVNTAIATLDVNPTPEPFMDLPQQICANAEAHHMDPNPVGGIFEGEGTDGNYFVPTMVDPGTYDITYMAVNVHGCIGMVTSTIEVVETPMVELTMPTSVCQSEGIIPLDFGTPEGGQYTIDGVLVSTLDVSDYDPGYHEVAYYVENGAGCEGFAIDGLNIEAAPETPEITFDGTTISVFNPNNYEIQWYLNGTPITQEGNAFIPVESGVYTVTLASDFCTSMLSNEVDVTITGIEEMTSAGISVYPVPFSEEIIIEASSVWSNEPQVRLYDANARLVHIWNKEDLVLLNGKYIINTKLALLPSGMYYLILDVPGNSYRSVITK